The Streptomyces sp. DG1A-41 genomic sequence TCGGGGGTGCCCTCCAGGTGGTGGAGCATGCTGACCACGTCGTAGCGGGCGCGCAGTGGGGCCGAGATCCGGGGGTTCGTCAGGCGGCCGACGTGGGCCTCCTCGACGCGGTCGGCCGAGCGGGCGCGGACCACGCGCGGGGTGTGGTCCAGGCCGTCGAACGAGGTGTACGGGAAGAACTCCCGGGCCGTCGAGGGGAAGCGGGCGTGGCCCGTCCCCACGTCCAGCCAGCTCTCCGGCTCCCCGAACCGCAGCATCGCGCGGGCGGCCGAACGGTGGCGGAGCCGGCTGCCGCGCAGCGCGAGGAGGGTGTCGGCCGCGACGTCCCGGGGCGCTCCGCGCACCGTCCCGTGGTAGAGCGCGAGTCCCTCGAAGGTGAGGCGGGGGTTCTGGAAGGTGTGGCCGCAGTCCCGGCACTCGTCGACGGTGAAGCTGCCCGGCTTGTACTGCCGCAGGTCACCGGTGCGCAGCCGGTTCCGCAGCCGGGCGGAGCCGCACCAGGGGCAGTCCTCGCGGCGCGGCTCGTGGACGCGGGTGGTCGCTTGGGGGGCGGGGGGTGCGGAGGGGGCGGGATGTTCGGTCATGGGCGGCTCCCGGGCGCGAAGGCGTACGGCAGGGACGTCCGACGAACGACATACGACAATCCGCTGCAAAACGGAACGTATGGGATGCCGATCCGGGGTGCAACGACGTCGCCGCCGCGGAGTCGTGATGTGGCGCCGTGCTGTTCGAGCGGTGCCGGTACTGTTCGGCGAATGAGCTCGCTTAATCTCGACGACTTCACCGATCTGATCGAGCGTCCGGACGGCGGGGTGCGCCGTGACGCCGAGGCGCGCCGGGAGCGGCAGATCGTGCCGCCCGGGTCGCTGGGCCGCCTGGACGACCTGGGTGAGTGGCTGGCGGCGGCGCAGTCCGCCGTGCCGGTGCGGCCGATCGAACGGCCGCGGGTGGTGCTCTTCGCCGGTGACCACGGCGTCGCAGAGCTGGGCGTCTCGGCCCGGCCGGCGGGCGGCGCCGGGGAGTTGGTGCGGGAGGTGCTGGAGGGCGGCCTGCCCGTGTCGGTGCTGGCGCGGCGGCTGGGCGTGCCGGTCCGGATCGTCGACATGGCCCTGGACTGCGCCCCGGAGGCCCTGCCCGCGGACGTCGTACGGCACCGGGTGCGGCGCGGCAGCGGGCGTATCGACGTCGAGGACGCGCTGACCCTTGAGGAGGCCGAGGCGGCGTTCCGGGCCGGGGTCGCGGTGGCCGACGAGGAGGCCGACTCCGGTACGGATCTGGTGGTGCTCGGCGATGTGAGCGTCGGCGGCACCACGGCGGCGGGCGTGCTGGTCGCGGCGCTGTGCGGGGTCGACGCGTCGGTCGTCACCGGCCGGGGCGGGCTGGCGATCGACGACCTGGCGTGGATGCGCAAGTGCGCGGCGATCCGGGACGCGCTGCGCCGGGCCCGGCCGGTGCTCGGGGACCAGCTGCAGCTGCTGGCGACGGTGGGCGGTGCCGACCTCGCCGCGATGACGGGCTTCCTGCTCCAGAGCGCGGTGCGGAAGCTGCCCGTGGTGCTCGACGGGGTCGTGACGGCCGCGTGCGCGCTGGTCGGGCAGCGGATCGCGTTCCGCGCGCCGGACTGGTGGCTGGCCGCGCACGACAGCGGCGAGCCCGGGCAGGCCAAGGCGCTGGACCGGATGGCCCTGGAACCGCTGCTGACCCAGGGCGTGACCGTCGGCGAGGGCGCGGGCGGCCTGCTCGCGCTCCCCCTGGTGCAGGCCGCGGCCGCGCTGGCGGCGGAGCTGCCCGAGAAGCCCAAGGAGTCCGAGGGGCCGGAGATCTCCGAGGCCGCCGAGGCATCCGAGGCTTCCGAGGTCTCCGAGGTCTCCGAGGTTCCCTCCGAGCAGTAGCGTTCCGGGAGATCCAGGTCACGCGCACCTGGCTCAACTTCGTCCCGTTCCGGTCGGTCTTCGCGTGTGGT encodes the following:
- a CDS encoding class I SAM-dependent methyltransferase, which produces MTEHPAPSAPPAPQATTRVHEPRREDCPWCGSARLRNRLRTGDLRQYKPGSFTVDECRDCGHTFQNPRLTFEGLALYHGTVRGAPRDVAADTLLALRGSRLRHRSAARAMLRFGEPESWLDVGTGHARFPSTAREFFPYTSFDGLDHTPRVVRARSADRVEEAHVGRLTNPRISAPLRARYDVVSMLHHLEGTPDPRAELHAALEVLRPGGHLLIETPNPRSLYAALLGRWWLAYDQPRHLHLLPPHNIRAELEAAGCTIALLDHRPVHIPHDLAGATALTLSHALPAPDTPWRAIPPPQAHQHLREALLRAGIPLVALAAAADHLLAPVVRRTRFANTYRLIARKPA
- the cobT gene encoding nicotinate-nucleotide--dimethylbenzimidazole phosphoribosyltransferase, producing MSSLNLDDFTDLIERPDGGVRRDAEARRERQIVPPGSLGRLDDLGEWLAAAQSAVPVRPIERPRVVLFAGDHGVAELGVSARPAGGAGELVREVLEGGLPVSVLARRLGVPVRIVDMALDCAPEALPADVVRHRVRRGSGRIDVEDALTLEEAEAAFRAGVAVADEEADSGTDLVVLGDVSVGGTTAAGVLVAALCGVDASVVTGRGGLAIDDLAWMRKCAAIRDALRRARPVLGDQLQLLATVGGADLAAMTGFLLQSAVRKLPVVLDGVVTAACALVGQRIAFRAPDWWLAAHDSGEPGQAKALDRMALEPLLTQGVTVGEGAGGLLALPLVQAAAALAAELPEKPKESEGPEISEAAEASEASEVSEVSEVPSEQ